One genomic window of Aulosira sp. FACHB-615 includes the following:
- a CDS encoding WD40 repeat domain-containing protein — protein sequence WDVQTGECRLSLAGHKGGVNSVAWSGDNLTLASGSSDETVKLWDVQTGECRLSLAGHEGGVRSVAWSGDNLTLASGSSDGTVKLWDVQTGECIATFSHQLYAGLKIKDVKGLTQAEILSLKALGAVKD from the coding sequence GTGGGATGTGCAGACTGGGGAGTGTCGCCTGAGTTTGGCTGGTCATAAAGGTGGGGTTAACTCAGTCGCCTGGAGTGGGGATAATCTCACCTTAGCTAGTGGTAGTAGTGATGAGACTGTGAAACTGTGGGATGTGCAGACTGGGGAGTGTCGCCTGAGTTTGGCTGGTCATGAAGGTGGGGTTAGGTCAGTCGCCTGGAGTGGGGATAATCTCACCTTAGCTAGTGGTAGTAGTGATGGGACGGTGAAACTGTGGGATGTGCAGACTGGGGAGTGTATTGCTACTTTTAGCCATCAGTTATATGCGGGGTTGAAGATTAAGGATGTAAAGGGGTTAACTCAGGCGGAGATATTAAGTTTGAAGGCGCTGGGGGCGGTGAAGGATTAG